A single region of the Anticarsia gemmatalis isolate Benzon Research Colony breed Stoneville strain chromosome 19, ilAntGemm2 primary, whole genome shotgun sequence genome encodes:
- the LOC142981123 gene encoding uncharacterized protein LOC142981123 produces MHSLLFLMLLTGSCLAHYRSSYDSRNFIVREEPTMEDDGETIVECPVCDYSDDSMVNKERCLKIGNKSYKKCKFGTYINEVCGGKRDCYRGPGDECTEKMTFDTYGRKCAPGYYCNKSVGRCTGFEYTVDSGMLIGLTHFPYNVRRSQLKGISDDAKFAFEGTRN; encoded by the exons ATGCATTCCCTGTTGTTCCTGATGCTGTTGACCGGTTCCTGCCTGGCGCACTACCGCAGCTCGTACGACTCACGAAACTTCATCGTCAGAGAAGAACCAACTATGGAAGATGACGG TGAGACGATTGTCGAGTGTCCTGTGTGCGATTATTCCGACGACTCGATGGTGAATAAAGAGCGGTGCCTCAAGATCGGTAATAAGTCCTACAAGAAGTGCAAGTTCGGTACTTACATTAACGAGGTCTGCGGCGGCAAGCGTGATTGCTACAGG GGCCCCGGTGATGAATGCACGGAAAAAATGACCTTCGACACTTACGGCAGGAAGTGCGCTCCCGGATACTACTGCAACAAGTCTGTAGGAAGGTGCACTGGCTTCGAGTACACCGTCGACAGCGGCATGCTCATCGGTCTCACCCACTTCCCCTACAACGTACGACGAAGCCAACTCAAAGGCATCTCTGACGACGCTAAATTCGCCTTCGAAGGAACCCGCAATTAA
- the LOC142981050 gene encoding putative helicase mov-10-B.2 — MDCKICLERTVGPEHEFTERHLKNKTLWEYANNKSKLSGNRKGIIVACNVQSSFGPFFDCTKARIPVSAKPNEEVVFQFSILNDTKKDQLHVVYVHTIHSKYNFVLNNHGLDMGSPPQTLMPKTKLGFDITVTFKYPHIGQYETPIVFAFWKKSTNEQITIMRDMVVFVESSKAEHEIMESPYACKEVKAEKLYKCHGVDRGNGLFLVPKNYKGIYARQMKMDDKCDEIMKMLAGEISRIFETGITKENYVKFFHNLLWYEETMIRFNIKKYNMSAVSLTQHGQFYGLVVPGLAEKRPSLMLGDLLFVRPHNNMDVMFEAVIKEINDDVALVGNMDEKFAQYYNPYALFDIRFFLSRVPLERMHVAVHAVSTVGIEPRIFPKERPVTIFKKPKLEWYNPMVELNPEQRSAVEHIVAGTSGTAPYLLHGPPGTGKTVTIVEAILQLVTKNPKNRILVCTDSNMAADHVATMLIKYTHLFAQDRLLLRASSKYRVWETLPECLARYSNGTNRENFEPVTVEEFVTYNIVITTLSHSAKFGKEVLKQHMHRPITHLFIDEAAQACEPSCLIPITGLLATNGHLVLAGDPHQLGPVVISRHASAIGLAQSLMERLMKTLPMYSLENDNPNYGVMLRNNFRSNKEIIDIPDRLFYKGQLRACAKKDALSDVDVFGDKKSSSAVIFHGVCSKEQKIGKSPSYFNAMECDIVEQYVSRLVQKHGVVLDEIGIVTPYIRQVYMIKKRLRNLGYDKIEVGTVEAYQGKEKRVIIISTVRANCNLLEHDAKFSLGFLVDDKRFNVAITRAKAKLIIIGNPLCLERDMKWRLYIDKCRELGTLHGFDSETVKQNDNSQEVLTKIKPMLAEMNISKATTSKKKNKFQLRVIQQ, encoded by the exons ATGGATTGTAAGATATGTTTGGAAAGGACCGTGGGTCCAGAGCACGAATTTACagaaagacatttaaaaaataagacacTATGGGAATACGCAAACAACAA gTCCAAATTGTCTGGGAACCGCAAAGGCATCATAGTTGCGTGCAATGTACAATCTAGTTTCGGCCCTTTTTTTGATTGCACCAAAGCTAGGATACCTGTGTCT GCAAAGCCCAATGAAGAGGTAGTATTCCAGTTCTCAATTCTGAATGATACAAAGAAAGATCAACTCCACGTAGTTTACGTTCATACAATACATTCCAAATACAactttgtattaaacaatcacGGCTTGGATATGGGGTCACCACCACAAACGTTGATGCCTA AGACGAAACTTGGGTTTGATATAACGGTGACATTTAAATATCCACACATCGGCCAGTACGAGACTCCAATAGTATTCGCATTTTGGAAGAAATCTACAAATGAACAAATCACTATTATGAGAGATATG GTTGTTTTTGTGGAAAGCAGTAAAGCAGAGCACGAGATAATGGAGAGTCCGTACGCGTGTAAAGAAGTGAAGGCGGAAAAACTATACAAGTGCCATGGCGTAGA cCGAGGCAATGGTTTGTTTCTTGTACCTAAAAACTATAAAGGTATATACGCTCGCCAAATGAAAATGGACGACAAATGtgatgaaattatgaaaatgttggCAGGTGAAATAAg CCGAATTTTCGAAACGGGTATTACcaaagaaaattatgttaagtTCTTTCATAATCTACTGTGGTATGAAGAGACGATGATCAGATTTAATATTAAG AAATACAACATGTCGGCAGTCAGTCTGACGCAACACGGCCAATTTTATGGGCTCGTGGTGCCTGGACTTGCCGAAAAGCGTCCATCTTTGATGTTGG gTGATCTGCTATTCGTGAGGCCACATAACAATATGGATGTCATGTTTGAAGCTGTGATTAAAGAGATCAATGACGATGTTGCGCTCGTCGGCAATATGGATGAGAA ATTTGCGCAGTACTACAATCCGTACGCTCTATTCGATATACGTTTCTTCCTGTCTCGTGTACCGTTGGAGCGTATGCATGTCGCCGTTCACGCCGTCTCCACTGTCGGCATTGAACCCAGGATCTTCCCCAAAGAACGACCCGTTACCATCTTCAAGAAACCCAAGCTTGA ATGGTACAATCCGATGGTGGAATTGAACCCGGAGCAGCGCTCTGCAGTGGAGCACATCGTGGCAGGCACTAGCGGCACGGCACCGTACTTGTTACACGGCCCGCCCGGTACAGGCAAGACTGTTACCATTGTTGAAGCTATATTGCAG TTGGTAACAAAAAATCCGAAGAATCGCATCTTGGTGTGCACGGATTCTAATATGGCGGCCGACCACGTGGCCACCATGCTTATTAAATATACGCACTTGTTCGCACAAGACCGACTACTGCTTCGAGCCAGCTCAAAGTACAGAGTTTG GGAAACGCTTCCTGAATGCCTGGCGCGCTACTCGAACGGCACGAACCGTGAGAACTTTGAACCGGTCACCGTGGAAGAGTTTGTCACCTACAACATTGTCATCACCACGCTCTCCCACTCTGCCAAGTTTGGAAA AGAAGTGTTAAAACAGCACATGCACCGTCCGATCACGCACCTGTTCATCGACGAGGCGGCGCAGGCGTGCGAGCCGTCGTGCCTCATCCCCATCACGGGGCTGCTGGCCACCAACGGTCACCTGGTGCTGGCCGGGGACCCGCACCAGCTGGGCCCGGTCGTCATCTCGCGACATGCCAGCGCTATTGGACTAG CACAATCTCTAATGGAGCGTTTGATGAAAACGCTTCCGATGTACAGTCTGGAGAACGACAACCCTAACTACGGAGTCATGTTGAGGAACAACTTCAGATCCAACAAGGAAATTATCGACATCCCTGACAGACTCTTCTATAAGGGACAACTAAGG GCATGTGCTAAGAAAGACGCGTTGAGCGACGTTGATGTATTCGGCGACAAGAAGTCGAGCAGCGCAGTCATATTTCACGGAGTCTGCTCCAAGGAACAGAAGATCGGCAAATCTCCaag TTACTTCAACGCGATGGAGTGTGATATAGTGGAACAATACGTGTCTCGCTTGGTACAGAAACACGGCGTGGTACTGGATGAAATAGGCATTGTTACACCATACATCCGAcag GTATACATGATAAAGAAGCGGTTACGCAACTTAGGCTACGACAAGATCGAGGTGGGCACCGTGGAGGCGTACCAGGGGAAGGAGAAGCGCGTCATCATCATATCAACCGTGCGAGCCAACTGCAACCTGCTCGAACATGACGCCAAGTTCTCACTAGGCTTCCTTGTTGATGACAAG CGTTTCAACGTAGCCATCACACGAGCGAAAGCCAAGCTTATCATAATAGGCAATCCACTCTGCCTAGAACGTGATATGAAGTGGCGTTTATACATAGACAAGTGTCGAGAACTCGGCACTCTACACGGCTTCGACTCAGAGACTGTCAAACAAAACGACAATTCGCAAGAAGTGCTAACTAAAATTAAACCAATGCTGGCTGAAATGAACATTTCTAAAGCAACGACAtcaaagaagaaaaacaaatttcaattaagagtgatacaacaataa